CATGGCCGCACAACCATAGATGTAGATACTTACATACAGAATTTTTCATGTGTAAGAGCACAATAGAAAGTGAAAAGAAACTCACAATCTTGCCATCTCTCTTTGCTTCAGACAACTTTTGATCCCAATCCTCTTTGGAAGTAACAGGTTGCACGTTTCCACCAACAAACTCAACATGCTGGTCGGAATCAGCTCGGTTACCCTACAAGTATCACAGGCATCATAAATTCTACTCCTACAAACTTTAACAAGGCAGAAATGAAAAAAAACCCATGAAAGATTGTGCAATAAATGTTGAAACAGAAAAGGTAAGTAGAGACTAAACCATGACCTTTGTTATTTAAGATATCATGTCGGTAACAAAACCGCTACCATTTGACTCATCATACCATATTCCCCATGGCAAGACAGTAgcatttaaaaagtaaaagatatATAGTGCACCAAGAACGAAGTTAGAAAGCCAGTTCCCTAAAAAGTACAAGATATATTCATACATTAAacaactgaaaaaaaaaacaatatcaaaaaaatcaatttatggtCCATTATTATCAtgaagaggttggaacaaacaCCATAACATAAGAAGGAACAAAATCCCCTTGTTACATGAAAACGTGTACTCTTCACTGAGCCTTTACCTCAAAACCGACTCACACATCCAATAATAGAAGTAAAATATCAGCAAACTTCAATTTTAAAATCTTTCAGATTTTCGTAGTTTCTTTAATTAAAGAGCCATTAGCTTATGGCCAGAAAATTTATCTGATTAGATATGTTACAACATTCATAACTAAAATGATTAAAGAATATATACCCTGTCCTTGTGGTAGTTCAAGTActaaagagaaaatattaaaaactaaagcCAAGAAAAGgaacaataacaaaaaaaatcacccTTCAAAGCAAAGAGCAGAAAAAGATTGCACCCGTAGAGGTCACTctttaatcaaaattatccaTACAAAGCCACTAACCAATACAAGCAGGAGGCTTAAATGCTTACCTTAGAAAACTTAGCAAACTTAGTACTACATCCTAATATAGCAAACTCAGCAAAGGTGGTGAACCGGTTGATTACCGACCCTATGAACATGTTTAAAATTAACCACCTAAAAGCTAGCACATGGGAACTTAAATGCTTACCTTAGAAAAGCATAGTCCCATATTTTTTAAACTGCCAAAAATGCCTGTTGCAGCAATGAACCAGCACCCTGAAAATGGGAGAATATCAAAAGTCCAGAAATTATAAACTAAGCCCATGGCAGAAAAAAGCAACTTAACTATCAATTCATTTACAGTAACCCTCATAACAAAAAGTCATCACCAACAATAATTAATCGTAATATGATAGGAAATGCTGGGGATTTCAATATTAACAACTCATTAGCATTTACAGTTTATCAGCTTTCAAGAACAAGAAACAACTTAAAGTTCAGCTCTAGATTTAGAAAGTTAATAATAGCTTCCAAGCTCAGAAAATTGATGAATACCCAAAAATCAACACATGCTGCTTTTTTCTCTATGAAATCAGTGTCATAAAGCAAAAACAAAATCTCCATAAATGAAATTCAGTTGAGCAAATAGTCAACGATTCCAATATAGCTCTGACATGGCAGATATTTTTGGTACTTAACTCCTCAAAATCCTTAAGCTTAATTCTTTAAACCAAAAACCAattcttttttccatttcaacCGTGAAGTCAATGAAAACAAATTGGGAGAAAAAGCATATTAAGGAAGAACAAAAAAATAAGCAGTTAGTTTAACTtacgataaaaaatataaaactgaAGCGCTTGATCCTAATTGCAAGCAGAAAGATCAAAgatttgggttaaattttttttttcaacaattttcTAGAAATTTGTGAAATAAGATAAGAATATAAGCAAAATTTAAACCCCAAACTATCAAAAAGGGAAGGTTGGACTGGGAGGTGGGAACACGGATAGGGTCGTGTCCAAATTACTTATATGCCCCCACCgaactttattttttatacatattctgctttatagggtaaaaatattataatagtcCCTGTACTATATCCGAATTTcattttagccattttacttGAAAAATCAGCAAAACAACCTGTTAGTTATGAAAATTGGGGGGGGGGGTAATTTGGTTAGTGTTTtgaaggaatttttttttatttgaagatttatttttctgttaattaacaacaataataattaaaaattcatctcatctttaatttttcatttcatttaatctACATCagtatttaaaatgttaaatcaCCAACTTATCAGCAATAAGTAACGGGAGGAAATATCTTGCTTAGTTTTCAATTAGAGGGACTAAAATACAATCTGAGATACAGCATGGGGACTGCTATGGTATTTTAACCTGTAGTTGATTCCTTCTGTATTGTTGTTATAATCCTTCTCATGTCTCATTTTTCATGTTCTGTGACacgtttttttttcttctcaattaACAGTCAAAAAGGATGTCCAAGAGATCGCTAGAGAGGTCAAAGGTTGCATTAATCCAGAATCGATTAATTCGATACTTGAATTAAatcgaaaaattaaaagaaattatcaaTCAAAAACCTTAAAGGAAACCCAATAGAAACAgattctttgttttaattaattttaaattttgtattgaaaatttaaacattttcattttattttgattcGTTTTCATTCTTTAATTTTTCTAACATAATTTTTTCCTTAACCATCcttaaaatttgttttcaaatattttaaaataattgaacCGCTTAATTCAACGGTTGACTCAAAATCCACCGGTTCGGTTTTTCAAGCATGCCGTTGTCCATTCTTGTATATTtgtccattttctttttctaatcaaGTCTAATATTATCCATAAAAGACTCCCACTCAAGCCCACATACTcctaattttaaaatcaattcgAGACGAAATGCTTTCATAAAAGAAGCAAAGGAACGGTGGCATATATCTCTTATAACAATAGTCAGACCATTCAGTACGCACTTTAGGAGTAGAGTGGACCGAAGACAATATTTCAACACTGATCCAAAGTATGAAAACACAATGACAAGTTCCCTTCAAGAAAACATGCCTGCTAAAGGTAAAACATTTGACGACATACAAAACCCATAGGTATATTACACACTAACcaccaccatcatcatcatcaacccATTGCATACTTCTGGGTCCAGCTGCGGGCAGTAGCTTCGTACTTGGCCCGATCAGTCTTGTACATGTGAGCAATCTCCGGAACAAGCGGATCATCAGGGTTTGGATCCGTCAACAACGAGCAAATAGAAAGCAGAACCTGATCACCACTCAAGTTAGTTATTCTACAATGCATACCTATTTTGAGTCGAAATCTATTGATTTTTGTTTAAATCGACTTAAAATTCCAATAAGCAGCAATAGAAACGAATAGTAGTACTAACAGAATTGTTTTGTCATTGAAAGTGGTATAAGCCTCATTTTACGCATTGAAGAACAAAACTGTTTAACAGTGCCATTTAAGAAAATGCTGTGGCCATGCATGGAAGAAAAGCAAGCCATAGCCAGCCAAAACAGAGATTTTGGACACTATAATGTAATAGAATTACCATAACATTAACTGGCTTATGGTCAAACCTTGGAAATGGTCAGTGCAGGGCTCCACTGTTCTTTTAGGATATCAAGACAAATGCTCCCATTGCTGTTGATGTTTGGATGGAAGACCTTGGTCCTAAATGCAACCTAAACAACAAAATCAGCATTATCCATTAAAAGAGTATATCATAACTAAAAACAGCctttttcacacatatcacaaaGGGGTGCAATATATTACCTTAGGAGGCTTGAATGGATAATCCGGAGGAAAATGAATATTAACCAAAAACACACCTCCTGCAAAAGGGCTATCGGAGGGGCCCATAATTGTTGCTTGCCAATGAAACATGTCTTCCGCTACAGGACCTATCACAAAACAATGCAAAGCACTCAAAGGTTACCACTAAATGATATTCACTGATGCACATGACCATTAACATTTATCCTTCCGTTaattaaaggaaaagaaagaatgcATTCTCATAAACTTATACGGGTAAGATTCACAAGTCTATGCATAGACAATAACTAGCGAAAATGCAAATGAATCATATTCCTCCAACTCCCCAAGCAAGTCCAACCTTAGAGAGGTTTAAGGCTTAAATACGACTAAATTATACCCAAGAATCAACAGtcaattttatggttttcatCCTTATACTGTACTGAATTTAGAAACTTAGTCCCTGTAATTGGGCATAATTTGGTCCTCCTACTGTTATTAATGTTATTCCTTAGTTCAAATCACTAACACCTTTAAAAAGTttgccatttaaaaaaaattccagctCAACCTAATGATTTGgacttctttttaaaattttcacctaGTTGTTTGATGGAATTTTTTAACGGCATTAGTGATTTGGACTAAGACATaacattaataatagtaaaaaggcAAAAATTAAACTACAAGAACTATATGCTCAAACCAAGTATAGGACTAAGGATGGTAACCATAATTTGACCAACAATCAGCACAAGCTCTATTTTCTAACCAGATTGAAAGAAACTCATCATGGTCTGATTTTGATCAAGTGATTCTAATATGAGAACAGCACAAAAGCTTCCCAATTGCATTACAATTGTGCCACTGAAGAAGTGAATAGAGACAGACACCCCAtgcattctttaaaaaaatacttcAGAGATAAGCAGCCAGAAGAGATGAAAGGAAACTTGTGTATGcaaatacataaatataaaagCAAAATACAATTTGTATGGGGTTCTTTTGGTAAGGTAAGGAGACGTTATAATCTAGCAAAAAAGAGATGTTGGAGTCTTGGAGATGGCGGAGAGGAAGATCGGAACAGACTCAAGAAAATAAGTGCAGTGGTGATGGATCTAAACCACCTAATTCTCATCATTGCATCCATCACCACCACCTGCCACCGCACTTAGTCTGCTCTCTAACATCTCTATACGGTTTTGGTAGTATGTTGTAACCTCTACTCACCTTACCAAAAAAACGCATATACTTggaatttaatcaattcattcatacgCTAAAACTAACGACGcaattttttttggggggggataGTAAAGGAAGTCTGGTAACCCATAACACAGCACATAAATCTGAGCATTGCAAGATACCCAAACAAGAGAAAAATAAGGGATCGATGAAATTATTACTAAAAGAGCttaaaattaagaattaaatataaaaattgagaatGGGTACCTGCACTACAGGAAGTTGGTGGATCCTTCTGCAAATCCTTAAGTTCTTTCAAAATCCGCTTTGAAGCCATGAAGACGCTTGAACACAAGGAATATCTACCTGGATTGGAGCCTCAAGGGGAAAAAAACATATGGAATTGTGAGCGAAGAGAAAGCTCGAAGATAGGGAAGgagatgtaattaaaataaaaatacctgAGAGAAATTGAGGGGGTTAGAGATAGGTCGGGAATAGCGGTAAGAAGAGAAAACGGAGTTCCAAGTTAGATCCGTCACCGCTTCTTCTCCACCCACAATCCCTTGATTCTGCACTTCAAAGCTCGAAACTCAAAGTAACGCTTTAAAGTTTGTACTTAACCCTTTTATTTGGACAGgagtattttttataaaataaataatggtaaactatcaaaatatttatttttatttggttcaAATTATATTTAAGTAATTGAGCCCTTTATTATCATTAACTGTGTAATGATAtgttaatatgatatattatttaaaataaaaattttaggatgatctttatgttttttattttgagtaatttatttttttttattttatatttttttaactttttttattctcttctgtttttccctctatttttctcactctttcatttattttaacatactttttatatgtttttcaTCTGTTAAAATTAGTCAACAAGCTTACttcactcgaaaaaattaaaaaaatagaaaacataaaaaatttacgtTAAAAATGGAGGAAACAAAGGATGAAGcaggaaagaaaggaaaataaagaaaaaaaagaaagttaaaagaacttaagagaaaaaaatttaattactcaaaatgaaaaaaatatgaaaaccaattgcataaattaatctaaattttttgtttaaaatgatgatatGTCACGTCAATTTACTATTACACCGTCAAAAGAAAATAACGGCTCAGTGATTAAAATACTACAACGCGATAACAcaagtgattaaaacgtaacatttcaaacataaatgactaaaatgtaacttgaacTAAATAAAATTggctattttaataatttacccaataaataaatataataaagggattttttgcaacaaaaaaaataaaaaaggctaaAGGTTAAAAAATcgggtttttaatgaaatttttattatttctctgACTAAATattctcaaactttttttttataagagTATCTTGATATGCATAGGTCTCCACTTTCTTTAGTTGacttatttttttggttaaagtATTTAGAAGGTTGTTGTATTGTATgagctaaaattaaattaatttctctattattaaatatattaatttagtgtctatattattaaaaagaattaaataagtttaaattataaaaaagtaaacattaaatatataaaaaaatatcttgaaatttatttcttaattacaattcaattttaaacaaaatattttctttacaaaatcataaaaattttaaaaatattaactttgtgaaatagtaaatgatatttttatacaataaatattcattgtatttcaatttggtctttttgatcttttgtaatagtacaatgactaaatttattaatttaatagtagAGGGATTACTTTGATCAAGTCGCTATAATAGAGGGATATCTCAAGTATATTCACATTTTTttcacatatattaatttaaaaaaggaTAACGATTAAATTCGTACAGAATTTTGGTCCAATATAcaaattgatatatgaattttaatttagtataattatacatataaaacttaaattacggtttatatatacatatgaaattttaattttgattcaattatacacatttaaacaaataaatacttacatttatttttatattgaattaatataattgtttatttcTATACTtacatttttttgtcatttacttTGTGTTTAGGTCACATCATCATTGATCATAGTTGACTAATGGTTGACCGGGTactaacatagaaaatttttaatttaaatactaattttgacaaaataaaaatttaagtatcGAAATGGAAAAAGGAGTATAATTTAAAGGGGAATTTTTGTATTAAGCGTATTTATAATGGTCAATTTTGACTGATTAATGGGAAAAGAATTTAGATGGTGTCTGCTATCCGCTTAAACAAGGTTATTTAATCATTACAGgactaaatatttaaaaataaaatataagaattagaTTTTAGATTTGGTAAGAATACAGGGACTTTTggcaaatttaaaccaaaatataaatataatattattttttgtattccTAATTAAAAGAGGGGAAGCGCGATTGAAATCCCTAAACGAGTGAagacaaaaaagaaataaacaatacaataataaaataaacaaaccaaATCCTATTTCCCCAATCGAATTCCATCATCCTtggtaataatttttattttccctcAAAAAAGTTAAAAACTTTTCTTCATTGGATCGAGTCTAAAAGGGAGAAAtggaggaggagaagaagaagaagaggaacaagaagaagaaaaacaagcaGGGCAAAGCCACCGAAGAAGACGTAgatcagattcagaataataacGTTAGCAATGGCCAAAGCAGTGGAAATGCTCTGGATCTGGATACTCATCAACCTAATGGCGCTCTTCCCGTTAGTGAATCCTAATCTTAGTTAATGCTTTGCCTTTGATTATTATCCGCaattcatttttccttttttttttttaaattacggAACGAAAAATGATAATCCAAATTTCATTTGTATTGCAATCGGTTCATATTCAAATTTGAGATTGATAATTTGCTATGCATCTACTCTCGTTTGAAATTTGCTAAGAATAACGATTTCCATAACATAAGCTTCTTCATCTTCAGGAGTTGTAATGTTGTAATATATTGACCATGTATTGTTGTTGAGTCAGTAGTATGTTGTTTTCTTCTTACAGAGCTCTGCGGAAGAGATGATTAAAGAACTACAAAAGGAGAATGAGTTACATGTACAGAAAGAGGTAACATTGAGTTATGTATTTGTGGTAATAGACAAGCACCTATTATTGTTACCCGcatgttttaatttgtttctttGCCTTCATTTCGATTGTTATCAATAACACAGCCTAACTTGTCACATTTCTACAGGCTACTTTGCAAGAGAGAATTCAACACTTACAACATGAAAATGAATCACACCTACAGAAAAAGGTTAATTTTATTACGGAAGAAATAAGCAGTCTATCTTGTTATTTGTTTAAACAAGAAAATGCGGTTCTTTTTTCTTCTATATTTTATTTCTGTTATGAAgtccctctcttttcttttctttttgtatttatttttcttgcttaaGCATTTGCGTTATACAGGCTTTGTTAGAAGAGACAATCAATCGGTTAAGAAATGAGTTTGATTCCCTCCTAAAGAAAGAGGTAACTTGTTACGAATCTAATCGTGAGTGTCAACTGAAACCTGTTACCTGAAATTGCactcatatatataatatgtggGTGTATATGCGTGTAACTATGTGTAAAAGAGAACTGTTGTCTAGTCTGGTCATGTTATGACATTTGTTGTGATTTTTTTCCCCATGAAGCATGAGCGACTCTCTTTGTTGCGAATGTATGCAGGTTTTAGCTGTTAAAATTATGCGAACTTTTCATACATGAAGGATAGCTTTACCTTTTTCTAACTGCTGGTCTTcatacagaaaaagaaaagaaaaactgctGTAGTTTAAACTTTTCTTTGTTGAAGCACAAAGTAACCCTCTATCTTCTTGCAGGCTTCTTTAGAGGCGACAATCCAACAATTGCAATATGAAAGAGAATCACATGTGCAGAAAGTGGTAACATACTGAAAtttactcccttttcttttttggtaCTATATAGAACATTCTGAAGTTAATATGTATTCTCATGCACATGGTTTCGGGTAGAATGCATGACTAacaatttcttgatttttctgTAAATGTTCTTATTTCTGTTGTTCTTGTTTCCCTTCTCTCTTGGTAACTGCTATACTTAACAAGATGATTTACAGGCTGGTTTAGGGATCAATATTGTAGGATTACAGAACGAAAAAGAATTCTGGTTTCAAGAAAAGGTAATTTAGGTTCATAGATCATTGCATAAGGATGACAGCTATCCTTGTATTTGTATCTTTAGCATTGTTGTTTGAAGGATTTTTGGATATTTTGTGATGTCATGCAATCTGCAGGCCAGCTTGGAAGAGAAAATCAGTCAGTTGCGGGATGAAAAAGCTGGTCTGCATCTGAAAGGggtaaattttctcatattagtTTTTTGGCTGTCATGATTAGTTGTTTTATGCCTGTGTTTTTAGTTTTGCATCCTTTATGGGTATATGCCTTTCCGTTGCTTGCCTAACCATGTAGTCATTCATGCAACTTTGTGATTTGgaatcttaaataaaaaaagttggataatatgtgcaggc
This window of the Gossypium hirsutum isolate 1008001.06 chromosome A09, Gossypium_hirsutum_v2.1, whole genome shotgun sequence genome carries:
- the LOC107928596 gene encoding ubiquitin-conjugating enzyme E2-17 kDa — encoded protein: MASKRILKELKDLQKDPPTSCSAGPVAEDMFHWQATIMGPSDSPFAGGVFLVNIHFPPDYPFKPPKVAFRTKVFHPNINSNGSICLDILKEQWSPALTISKVLLSICSLLTDPNPDDPLVPEIAHMYKTDRAKYEATARSWTQKYAMG